The Magallana gigas chromosome 6, xbMagGiga1.1, whole genome shotgun sequence genome includes the window ACAGACACCATGGCCTACACAGCTTCCGCTTTGTCCTTCATGTGCGAGAATCTTGGAAAGACAATCATACTGACAGGATCGCAAGTAAATTTATGtagtaacaaaataattttgattttggtattttgtttctttttttgttatattgataCAAAGAAACTGAGTAAAAAACACAATCATGCAGAAGCTTTGTAGAAATTATTTTActatgcatgtaatttattggTAACTGAAAATGCTTAGAATTCTTATAAGCTTATATAGTTCCATTATCACAGAAAGAGCAACTAAATAGTTAAGCTCACCtggtttatatcatttttaaagaataaataagcTATCTTCTATCTAGTGCTCGGTTTTGACGATCTGCATTGTCTTAATTGAACATTTGGTTTTCTAGACGATTTGGATTATTCTAACCttcggcttttttttttttactatgacATCCATGAAATTCAGCATAACGTATTAATAAACATGTACGTTTCATTTGATATCTATAGATTCCATTCTTTGAAGTCAGAAGTGATGGGATAAACAACTTTTTATCCTCTCTTATCATTGCAGGATTGTACACCATACCAGAGGTAAATGTATAAGCATTATGTGCAATATACTGCCGATTTAAAgcaataatttcttttaatatattaatattattgatAACATTGTAATTTTAAGCACGATGCAGAGAAAATAGATAAACACAgtgtataaaaaagaatttaaaatgcATCAAAGTAAGAGTTATATCTTCGATTGAACatgattttaaagttatttgattttaatattcacTGTTGAGCTAAGACATGAttgcaatatttctttttgaatcACTGTACCCAACAAATCTAAGTTTAACAATTTGAGATCGGTTCCcattatacagaaaaaaaaccccgttTCAATAAGATTAAAAAGTGGGTTAACATGAGACATGGTTATCTGCCCTCTTGCTAAAACTTCCGTTTGAGTCTGAAGAATAAATAGATTAGCAAATTGGTTATGTCATGGAGGGTTGCTATATCTATAAAAACGAAAATTTGATAGTCAAATAACTTTGAATAAagcgaaaaaaaattaaacaaaatgaatagcAAAAGAACACAAACATACCTCTCTCTTTTAGTTTTTTAGTTTTAGCAATGATTTATTGTAGGTGTTGGTGTGTTTTAACAACAAGATTCTACGAGGAAACAGAACAATAAAGAATGATGCTATAAGCTTTTCTGCTTTAATATCTCCAAATATACCACCTATTGCCTTGTTAGAATCACGTATTGGTGGTAATTTTCCGTTCAGGAACTTATAATGATTTCCTAATTCGATCCCTAAATGATTTCCTTTCTGTTCTGTATGAATGCAGTTGTGTATGCGTGCGTTGAATCTAAgctgattgatttatttaaactgCACAATTCAAACAAGgtgatgtttaatttttaaaaaaggaaaatgtacTGAAATACTGACAATACATGTGTGAGTCAAAAGGAAGATGCTAATCTTGCCTTCCATGTATCTTTttgtattgttaaaattaatttgaatgtcgtatttacttatatattgtatgtatctGTATATCGGTATAGCAGTCCGACTTGGTCAGTAAATAACAAACCATTAATCTTCCAGTGGACTGGTCTGCCGTGTTCAGGGCGACAGGTACGGAGAAGTTCCGGGTCCACACCAACATGTGTCAGAACGTGGGACTGCTGCGGATGTTCCCCGGCATTACAACTCAGACTGTATGTAGCTTATGTCTATAACTCCTATGTCAGGTCAAACATTGACGAAATAGATGGTAAAGTGATTATGCATAATCATTTACACACATATTTCATATCCAGGTCAAAACATTCCTTCAACCCCCAATGCAGGGAGTTGTCTTAGAGATCTTTGGACAAGGAAATGCCCCAGAAAATCGACCTGACCTATTTAGTGTCCTGAAGGAGGCTTTTGAACTTGGAGTGGTTATAATTAACATTACACAGTGCGCAAAAGGCTGTGTCGTGGCATCAAATGCGACAGGAAAGGTATCTGGGTCGCTATTTGTCTTTATTAAAATTTCCGTACCATACAATCTCAGGCGCTCACTAATTTAGTGTTTTTGGCAgcctttaatatttaatattagcctttaatatataaattcagCAAGCTGCTAACAAAAATCACCCTAAGATATAGAGATTTGTCATAATTTCTCTGCTCCATGCATTAATTCTCTttacatttttagattttaattacTGTCCTTTCTAATATTAAGCATCAGATATAACTGTATTTTATTAtgtcaaataatattttcttgatTAAAAACTTGCCCTTTTGGATTTTAAAGGCTTTGGAGGATGCTGGGGTCATCTGTGGAGGAGATATGACCACAGAGGCTGCCCTCACCAAACTGAGTTATGTCCTTAGCAAGGAGACATGGGCACTGGACAAAAAACGCATGGTAAACATTAAATACTGTGAAAATATTTAGCATATAtttgaacattgtcattttatatCCAGTGAACCAAGTTTAAGGAAACAAGGATGTTGCAGTGTCTTTGATTTTATCTCTTTCTATATTTGTgtatctgaaaaaagaaaactaacCAATTTCTGTTGGATATTTTATGTGTAAAGTTGTAAACTACATGAGATAACTAAGCTTAGGTTTTGTTTTACATGCTTACTTTTGCAGAGTGTGTGCCAAAGTATCAGAGAGCAAAAATGTAATGTGTCCGATGCGTGTCGTGTTTGATACAAAAAGTTGCTAAAGGGAAAAtcttataattttcttttttaatctgcagttattgtttttttttatttcagattcTGAAAAGAAACTTGCGCGGAGAAATGACCGTGGTAGCAGAAGAGGACATTACTAATCTAGACTTTGGCTCAAGCACTTAGTGTTAGCAGTACTGGGGTACATACGAAACTATGTGAACTATAAACAGACTATTACCACCTCCTCCCTGACGACCAGcaataatttgaaaacaacTGGATAACGTAAATGATAACAGTATCAGTTATAGATAACGTTAGGATGACCAATTACTCTGATTTCCAACAAAGATGGAGGTAAAGGTCTCTGAATGGTTCTGTGTATGTTGTaggagataaaaaaataaagagatgCTCTATTTCCTAGAGTAATGTGCGCCCTAGTGTGATGTGCTCCCCAGCCAAGACTGGTGATAATCAAACCTTGGAGACACTTAAAAGCTTACTGAGTGGGAAATATGCGAATTTAATACATACAgctattttttgtgaaaagatGAGTCTTGCCATTCTTTAAAATAACTATC containing:
- the LOC105318160 gene encoding L-asparaginase, producing MAHTKEAKASQDHGSQKYPTLPTSLLNTSNPKPRSRVLVINTGGTIGMQMNDSGVYEHKEGVLVNKLRTLPMFHDKEYAETHFAGDEDDFLVMPHQKGRRVMYRILEYKPLLNSSDIMMTDWGKIASELFEHYDHYDGFVVLHGTDTMAYTASALSFMCENLGKTIILTGSQIPFFEVRSDGINNFLSSLIIAGLYTIPEVLVCFNNKILRGNRTIKNDAISFSALISPNIPPIALLESRIGVDWSAVFRATGTEKFRVHTNMCQNVGLLRMFPGITTQTVKTFLQPPMQGVVLEIFGQGNAPENRPDLFSVLKEAFELGVVIINITQCAKGCVVASNATGKALEDAGVICGGDMTTEAALTKLSYVLSKETWALDKKRMILKRNLRGEMTVVAEEDITNLDFGSST